The proteins below are encoded in one region of Myxococcales bacterium:
- a CDS encoding DnaJ domain-containing protein has translation MTGAPTPTVQGNFRKTPFAHVLVYVWQQKITGTLVVREDGHEELIWIEQGRLKAASFSNDPESFETGLIDLLPKVNSSYSFFENHYMISHAANFVGDLSPIAVLSEGLRKGRRSPAMPGVTAKLRQCLIRLKNLPDASEFGLDQSDISFLHSFEKLSTPYDVVINHGAVSKLRAEQLLYMLGITKVLDLAKATPSQVLSVTTNTVIMPPEEPKEKTAAKQAAQKTASPAAKPNIVPKKSIPEMPTGLSSDEQGLWKNIVHTYEHLAEMNHFQLLGLSMEADSAAVSHAYMSQAKKWHPDKLPKTMDPLRSMVREVFKALTDAQKALANDKARQDYIELVNSGAGSPAEQKRMMDLVEAASEIQTAAMLLQQRNYTEALEHAKQAVRLAPNDPDGHTFYGWALYQLNAKNEDIPYDEILSHFAKTLSINPRHEKANFYKALIFKQQGKNAEALQLFKVVAKINPRNVDAARELRIASMRKSMVPEGQKSSRASVFSKLFKKPSDH, from the coding sequence ATGACGGGAGCACCCACACCCACCGTCCAGGGGAATTTTCGTAAAACACCTTTTGCGCACGTCTTAGTTTACGTATGGCAGCAAAAGATCACAGGTACACTTGTCGTCCGCGAAGACGGACATGAAGAGCTCATCTGGATCGAACAAGGCCGACTCAAAGCAGCAAGCTTCTCGAATGATCCAGAAAGTTTCGAAACTGGCTTAATTGATCTCTTGCCCAAAGTGAACTCAAGCTATAGCTTTTTTGAAAACCACTACATGATTTCACATGCCGCCAATTTTGTTGGAGACCTTTCTCCTATCGCGGTACTGAGTGAAGGTTTGCGCAAAGGTCGTCGCAGCCCAGCCATGCCTGGTGTCACGGCAAAACTTCGCCAATGCCTGATTCGACTAAAGAACTTGCCCGATGCTTCAGAGTTCGGCCTGGATCAATCCGACATTAGCTTTCTTCACAGTTTTGAAAAACTATCAACACCGTACGATGTGGTTATCAATCACGGTGCTGTATCCAAATTACGTGCTGAGCAACTTCTGTATATGTTAGGCATTACCAAAGTGCTCGATCTCGCTAAAGCCACACCATCGCAGGTGTTAAGCGTAACGACAAACACGGTGATCATGCCGCCCGAGGAACCCAAAGAAAAAACCGCAGCCAAGCAGGCGGCTCAGAAAACGGCTTCACCCGCGGCTAAACCCAACATCGTTCCAAAGAAATCCATCCCCGAGATGCCCACAGGATTAAGTAGTGATGAACAAGGCCTGTGGAAAAACATCGTTCACACTTACGAGCATTTAGCTGAAATGAACCATTTTCAGTTGCTCGGACTTTCGATGGAAGCCGACAGTGCTGCGGTGAGCCATGCATACATGAGTCAGGCCAAAAAGTGGCATCCCGATAAACTGCCCAAAACAATGGATCCACTTCGCAGCATGGTACGCGAAGTGTTTAAAGCGCTTACCGACGCGCAAAAAGCCCTTGCGAATGACAAAGCTCGTCAAGACTACATCGAACTAGTCAATAGTGGAGCAGGATCACCTGCTGAACAAAAGCGCATGATGGATCTTGTGGAGGCGGCATCGGAGATCCAAACTGCCGCGATGCTTCTGCAGCAACGCAACTATACAGAAGCGTTGGAGCACGCCAAGCAAGCAGTGCGACTCGCGCCTAACGATCCCGACGGACACACCTTTTACGGCTGGGCCTTGTATCAACTCAACGCCAAAAATGAAGACATTCCCTACGACGAAATTTTGTCTCATTTTGCTAAAACGTTAAGCATCAACCCACGCCACGAAAAGGCCAATTTTTACAAGGCTCTTATCTTCAAACAACAAGGCAAGAACGCTGAAGCACTTCAGTTGTTCAAAGTCGTAGCTAAAATTAATCCAAGAAACGTGGATGCGGCGCGTGAACTGCGTATCGCATCCATGCGCAAATCCATGGTGCCTGAAGGACAAAAATCAAGTCGCGCAAGCGTGTTTTCCAAGCTTTTTAAAAAGCCATCCGATCATTAA